The Methanofervidicoccus sp. A16 genome has a segment encoding these proteins:
- the comD gene encoding sulfopyruvate decarboxylase subunit alpha encodes MEGSLAIYRGLKDSNIDFITGVPCVNLKNLISLVEKDSDLTYIPATREEEAIGLCAGAHLAGRGCAILMQNSGLGNSINSIGSLCKVYQIPILFIISHRGDLKEKIPAQVPMGRWTKKLLDTVEVPYYCPKTPEEAYKIIKYGVDYAHVIGYPVAVLFDALYWEYDYKE; translated from the coding sequence ATGGAAGGGAGTTTAGCCATCTACAGGGGACTTAAAGACAGTAATATAGATTTTATCACCGGTGTGCCCTGTGTCAATCTGAAGAACCTCATATCTCTTGTAGAAAAAGATAGCGATCTAACATACATACCTGCCACCAGGGAGGAGGAGGCGATTGGACTCTGTGCAGGGGCTCATCTTGCAGGTAGGGGATGTGCTATTCTTATGCAGAACTCAGGCCTTGGAAACTCTATAAACAGTATAGGCTCCCTATGTAAGGTTTATCAGATACCTATACTATTTATAATAAGTCATAGGGGCGATCTAAAGGAGAAGATACCTGCACAAGTTCCTATGGGGAGATGGACTAAGAAACTCCTTGATACTGTAGAGGTGCCCTACTACTGTCCAAAAACTCCAGAGGAGGCTTACAAGATCATCAAATATGGAGTAGATTATGCCCATGTTATAGGATATCCTGTTGCAGTGCTCTTTGATGCTCTCTATTGGGAGTACGATTATAAAGAATAA
- the hisF gene encoding imidazole glycerol phosphate synthase subunit HisF has protein sequence MLTKRIIPCLDIKEGRVVKGTKFVHLRDAGDPVELSKVYDEEGADELVFLDITASYEKRDILIDLVERTAEQVFIPLTVGGGVRTVEDFRRLLRAGADKVSVNTAAVKNPELIKEASEIFGSQCVVVAIDAKRRYVEGEELDTARESGKNIVKVGDRYCWFEVYIYGGRKETGIDAIEWGKRVWKLGAGEILLTSIDADGTKKGYDIQLTRLMSENVGIPVIASGGCGTLEHIYEAFEYGKADAALMASILHYREYSIREIKEYLSNKGIPVRL, from the coding sequence ATCTTAACGAAGAGGATAATCCCCTGCCTAGATATAAAAGAGGGCAGAGTGGTAAAGGGAACTAAATTCGTCCATCTTAGGGATGCAGGAGATCCTGTAGAGTTATCTAAGGTATACGATGAAGAGGGTGCAGATGAGTTGGTATTTCTAGATATTACTGCATCCTACGAGAAGAGGGATATACTGATAGATCTCGTTGAGAGGACTGCAGAACAGGTATTTATACCTCTAACTGTTGGTGGAGGTGTTAGGACAGTTGAAGACTTCAGGAGACTACTTAGGGCAGGTGCAGATAAGGTATCTGTCAATACTGCTGCAGTTAAGAATCCAGAATTAATTAAGGAGGCCAGTGAGATATTTGGGTCCCAGTGTGTTGTAGTTGCCATAGATGCAAAGAGGAGATACGTAGAAGGAGAAGAATTAGATACTGCCAGGGAGAGCGGTAAAAACATTGTAAAGGTTGGGGATAGGTACTGTTGGTTTGAGGTTTATATATATGGAGGTAGAAAAGAGACAGGGATAGATGCCATAGAGTGGGGTAAGAGAGTGTGGAAGTTAGGGGCTGGAGAGATACTCCTTACCAGTATAGATGCAGACGGTACTAAGAAGGGCTACGATATCCAGTTAACGAGGTTGATGTCTGAGAACGTTGGGATACCTGTTATAGCAAGTGGAGGTTGTGGAACACTGGAACATATATATGAGGCTTTTGAATATGGAAAGGCAGACGCTGCATTGATGGCAAGTATTCTCCACTACAGGGAGTACTCTATTAGAGAAATTAAAGAGTATCTGTCAAATAAAGGAATTCCAGTTAGATTATAG
- the asd gene encoding aspartate-semialdehyde dehydrogenase produces MKIKVGVLGATGSVGQRFVQLLKDHPFFELEVLAASERSAGKRYSEACYWYLPEPIPEDIGEKIVIPTDPDHEAFEDVDIVFSALPSDLARELEPEFAKRGKLVFSNASAMRMEEDVPLVVPEVNPEHFEVLEIQRENRGWDGGIITNPNCSTICAVITLKPIMDKFGVEMVNITTMQAVSGAGYWGVPSMAILDNIIPYIKNEEEKMETESLKILGDLKDGKFHYANFKIGVSCNRVPVIDGHLESIFVKTVEDAEPEEIVEVMDNFDPLKDYNLPTYAKPIVIRREIDRPQPRLDRDNGRGMSITVGRVRRDNIFTVKYMALEHNTIRGAAGASILNAELYIKKYL; encoded by the coding sequence ATGAAAATAAAGGTAGGTGTCCTAGGGGCCACTGGAAGTGTTGGACAGAGGTTTGTCCAACTACTTAAGGACCATCCCTTCTTTGAGTTGGAGGTACTTGCAGCCTCTGAGAGAAGTGCAGGTAAGAGATACTCTGAAGCATGTTATTGGTACCTCCCAGAACCTATACCTGAGGACATAGGTGAAAAGATAGTTATTCCTACAGATCCAGATCATGAGGCATTTGAGGATGTGGATATCGTTTTCTCAGCCCTACCTTCAGATCTGGCAAGGGAGTTAGAACCTGAATTTGCCAAAAGGGGCAAGTTGGTTTTTTCCAACGCCTCTGCCATGAGGATGGAGGAGGACGTTCCCTTAGTAGTACCTGAGGTAAATCCTGAACATTTTGAGGTGTTGGAGATCCAGAGGGAGAATAGGGGATGGGATGGAGGTATAATCACCAATCCTAACTGTTCCACAATCTGCGCTGTTATTACCTTGAAACCTATAATGGATAAATTTGGCGTAGAGATGGTGAATATTACAACGATGCAGGCTGTCAGTGGAGCAGGGTATTGGGGAGTTCCATCTATGGCCATCTTGGATAACATAATCCCATATATTAAGAATGAAGAGGAGAAGATGGAGACTGAAAGTTTAAAGATACTTGGGGATTTAAAAGATGGTAAGTTCCACTACGCCAACTTCAAGATAGGGGTATCCTGTAATAGGGTTCCTGTAATAGATGGCCATTTGGAGAGTATATTTGTTAAGACTGTAGAGGATGCAGAGCCTGAGGAGATAGTAGAGGTTATGGATAACTTCGATCCCTTAAAGGACTACAACCTCCCAACCTATGCGAAACCTATTGTTATTAGAAGGGAGATAGATAGGCCTCAGCCAAGGTTGGACAGGGATAACGGTAGAGGTATGTCTATTACAGTGGGAAGGGTTAGAAGGGATAACATATTTACAGTGAAGTATATGGCTTTGGAGCATAACACGATTAGAGGGGCTGCAGGGGCAAGTATATTGAATGCAGAACTTTATATAAAGAAGTATCTTTAA
- the rpiA gene encoding ribose-5-phosphate isomerase RpiA: MAKGRRSKSKTTNSEQEKYMAAREALNLIKDGMIVGLGSGTTANIFIEELGRRIAEEELSVFGVPTSFESRMLAIKNGIPIVSLDQCDVIDIAVDGADEVERRSLSLIKGGGGCHTMEKIVDYFAEEFVVIVDSGKVVEVLGDKTPVPLEVLPCAYPFVLKELLKRDAAPSIRMAERKRGPVITDNGNMIIDVFIDLKDPEKVERELNTIPGVVENGIFTKVDKVIVGHKNKVEILQK; the protein is encoded by the coding sequence ATGGCTAAGGGTAGAAGATCGAAGTCAAAAACTACAAACTCTGAACAGGAGAAGTACATGGCAGCAAGGGAGGCCCTTAACCTTATAAAAGACGGTATGATAGTAGGTTTAGGTTCAGGTACAACTGCAAATATATTTATAGAGGAGTTAGGTAGGAGGATCGCAGAGGAGGAGTTAAGTGTATTTGGAGTACCTACATCCTTTGAGTCCCGTATGTTAGCCATCAAAAATGGGATACCGATAGTGTCCCTGGATCAGTGTGATGTTATAGATATTGCAGTAGATGGTGCCGACGAGGTTGAAAGGAGATCTCTAAGTCTCATAAAGGGAGGAGGGGGCTGTCATACGATGGAGAAGATAGTAGATTACTTTGCAGAGGAGTTTGTGGTTATAGTAGATAGTGGTAAAGTTGTGGAGGTATTGGGAGATAAGACACCTGTACCTTTGGAGGTACTACCTTGCGCATATCCCTTTGTTCTAAAGGAGTTACTTAAGAGGGATGCAGCTCCCTCTATAAGAATGGCTGAAAGGAAGAGGGGTCCGGTAATTACAGACAACGGTAATATGATAATAGATGTATTCATAGATCTAAAGGATCCTGAGAAGGTGGAGAGGGAGTTAAATACTATACCTGGGGTTGTGGAGAACGGTATCTTTACAAAGGTGGATAAGGTGATCGTTGGACATAAAAATAAGGTGGAGATATTGCAGAAGTAA